The DNA region CCAGGAAAAACTTATAGGATAATCAGTTATGCAGGCTTCTTGGTTTTGTGcgtgtttttaatttttgtgttttcttgccAGATTGTGTCTTTTGCTAGAGCACATTTAGTTTCTTCTTTTACAAAccctcctttgtctttctcagttGTTTGCAGGATCATATCAATAGGATAATGTATATTTGTTTGCCATTTGCTGCCCTAAGGGcagcaagaatgaaaaaaaaaaaaaaaactgtatagAACTCAACAGAGAGTATGTCTTAGGTGTTTCTTGTTGCATGGAAAGACTTGGCCTAATATCTTGAGCAgtcttttctttgctgctttttattCTCCCTCTCCCCAAGTAACACTGACTGCATTAACCCAGGTCTCAAAACACCTGCAAAATGTAGCAAACGAACAATCCAGCTACTCTTAGGAAACTGCTTCCAGTGTTCATTCTTTTATTGAGATTTTGGGTGCATTTTGAGCCAGAGAGGTTTGGAGTAGCCAGCCAGTAGCTGCTGGGATTCAgtgcagtttgggtttttttaaggttttgttttATCTGTCATATCAAAACAACCTCCATTGTGGTGCCATTAATCACTGTTTCCCAGATTGTAGACAAAAATTCTTTAAATTAAGCTCAGTGTTACTAAAAAGTCATCTTGAATTGTTTCGGTCCTTATTTTCGATGAATGTTTTGAGTTTAAACATGACAGATAAACGTCCAAAGAAGAATTTTTTGATAATCcctctttttaattaaagttaaAATTGCTTAGGCTGCCTTTCACCTAGGCCACAGCATCCATCTTGTTGACCATAATTTGGAAATGCTTCTTAAGAGTGGGTTGGAATACTGCAGTTGTCTGATACTGCATTCTGTTACCCATTTTGGTGGTAGCATAAAATGGAGCGCTGTCTGTAGTCCAGAGATACATCCCCCTACCAGTCTGCCTGAACTACACAGTAAAGTCTCTTTCAAGTGACATAGTACTTGTAAAAAGTATAACATCCCTTCCTTCCCTAGTTTAAAAGAAGCTCTGTAATACTCTTTCAAAAGATGCCTCTTAATCCTACTTAGCTCTCTCAGCTCAACTGAtgtgtttagggttttttttctgatcccTTCTAAAAGAATATAATGAGTCAGGAGAAGAACAGTTTGTTATTGTATTCTTTTTAATTATATAGGATCTGCCAAATGCCATACTGATGCATACTGCCCTCTTTTTTGAGGCCCAACTTTTTCTGTAATTGTACTACCAAGTTCAGCTAAGCAACCACACCATGTCTGCCACTGTAGTCTTCAGCATTTGCTATTTACTGCTCCCTGTTTTATCTGAGTAGTTATTACTGCCTCTCTCTGAGgttgaacaaaatatttcaggaattttACATCATTACACATTTACTCATTAAAATAGTGTAATTAAATTTTAGTCAAGTAAACCTTTTTGAATAAGTTTTACCCCAAGTTCTTAACTTTACAGCTAGAAATGTTGCTGTTAGCATGCTTTCTGTCGAAATTTGTGGAAATGAGATTGCAGTTGCATCCTGGTATTTTACTTCTTTTCAGCTTCTTGCACCTGATTTAGTTTGTCTACAGTTCATTCACAGCCTTGTTtgaggttgtcttttttttaattaggtacCAATAGCCATCAAATGGCAGCAGTAAAGAGCTGAGTGTGGCCGGTTCTTCTGTCCATGATCTGCAGCCTACCCTGTACTCAGGGGCGTTACAGCTACACTGTTACTGGTACCTGAGTCAGCTGGTTTTAAAGCTAGTTGATGTTCATTTTTCATCTTGGAGTCTCCTCCTAACCTGCAGTACATAAAGCCTTGGTAGATATGTCAGTATCTCAGCACAGATGATGTAAACTGTTAGCCCAAACATGAGTTTTCTTCCAGGATGTTGGTCTACTTAATGAATATTCTATGCACAGTTTTAATTGATGTGTCAGTTTTAATTCTTGTGTGGTGATTTTGTCTACAGATATGTCTGCTGACAAAAATAGCAGTGGGATGCAGGGATGTGATTGGCATATTGAAGAGGGTTGTCAATTTGATAATGTTATAGTCTCATTTAACTTGATACTTAAAACTGAGAGTTTGAAATACCTGAATATTCCACTGTTGTTTCATGTTCCAGCTGGCTCTTCGAGATGCacttctgaaaaagagaaaacgGCTGCTGAAATAATGAAAGGTAAAGGAGAGGAATATTGCGTATGCAGGACAGACCGAAGAGGCCTTAATCCTTACAAGATTTTGATTCTGAAAGCTTTCTAAGAAACAAGGCAGTTATCTTTTATTGAATGTAAATTATTTCCAGCTAACTGTTTTTGTATGTGTaagtattaattaaaatatacaacctttattgtaaaaatattttacttgaaGCAGTTGATGGTAACTGGAAGGAAATTTTATCTTCTGGATCAGTCCAGaaaaagtaagtgtgtgtgtgagtgtgtgtgtaatGTCTATGCCCATCTTATGGCTGTGATTTCACAGACTTAAAAAAGAAGCCATTTTCTAAGTGGTCATTTTTACCtgttgaataataataataataaaagaattatTGTAGCGCAGGTAAATTCAAACAGTTGATGGGAAGAACCATTTTACTATAATGTATgagaaaacaagaataaaattaGTATATGGAGAggttttcatttttccatttaaatagaAAGGTATTTCTGCAAGCAGAAAACTAAGGAATCTTGTTTTTCTATATTTGTGCATCTTGTGATGTGACttgctggtgtttttgttttttgtttgctttttttagccTGCTTGAGAATAACAGGGATCTGTAATGTGGATTCTCTAGCTTATACTAAAGGTTGAActcctgcttcagtctttacctcAGCTGGGACCATGAATGGGTTTTCTTTCCCTTACCCAGCCACCTGCTTTCATGCAAACTTTCAGAAATTATGTATACTATCCTTTGTCAAATTCTATTAGAAACTGATTTCCTTGCGGGGGAGAAACGGATGTCATTGCACAGCATaatggaaaagctttttttttttttttttttttaggaagggTTAATATTTATATCCTACACCAGAATTCACTTAGTGTAGGTATCTGCTTGTTGTGTTGAATACCAAATGAGACATGAATTCCTTTTATCTTGGAATGCCCTTTTGCTTGCAGGACCTGAACAGGGCCGGCCTGCTTTGTCAATTTTGATATGAGGATGTTTATATttagaaaaagtcattttcatgCTTAGTATTTGTCTTGTGTTATGTTTGTTTTCACATCTTGCTTCCCAAAGCAAAAAGCTTATTAAGGCTCCAAGGGAAATAGTAGAGCACAAAACACTTAAGAAGTTCCTCCAGGCTGGTGGCTGCAATTGAAAGTTAGCGCTCCTGCTGAGGGCAAGGCAGGGATGGTTGGATGGTGGCAGTAGCCAAGGCAGCACTGTGGAGGGTATGTAGCTGAGAAGggatgcagaggagggggagctATTGGGGCATGGGCAAGGAATGGGAGGCAGGGGCTTGAAGAGAGCGCAAGTACAGGGAGCAGTTTGGGAATACAAGATACATTTGTAGGAGATGCAGCTCCATTGTTTTCTCTGTTCCCTGAACAACTGTGTCTTTTCTGTGGGTGTGTTGAAAATGAAATACTTAAGAATTTAAAGAGAGGaggcctcctccccccccccttttgagtTCAGAAGCAAGGGGCCTTCTGCTCTTCTCCCTTCTGCCCGTGGTTCAGAGCGCCGCTGGGGGACAGGCATGCTGAAAGCCGTGCCCCTTTCCTCTCCGGTTGGTGGCCATCTCCTCTCCCCCAGTTTCAGAGTGACAGACAGATTTTTCTAAGGTATGTGACAAGGTGTGGGGCAAATGAAAGGGACTAACCCTTACTCTAAACCCaccctgctgtgttttttttttttttttccattacccTCTATGATTTCCTACCTCCAGCCACAACTCGACGGCCATGCACGGGAAGAGAGCTGGTATCTGTGGGGGGGTGGcagaggctgcccagggggacTGATGAGAGAGGGGCAGCTGATGCCAGGGTgcggtgtgtgtgtatgtgtgtggcgGGGGGGAGATGGCGGCTGTCCGGGAGCTGGGGCGGGGGTGAAGCACCGGCGCGGCGGCCCGGAGCCCGGCGAAGTACCGTCCTCTCTGTGGAGAGGCGTGAGAGCGGCCGTTAGGGGCCCTCGAGGCGGGCgcgcgcgggcggccgttgggaTCCccagggcgggcgggcgcgcgcgcgagGGCGGCCGTTACAGCCCGCggcgcccctcccctcccctcgccgccgcgccgccatgTCGCAGCCCTGCCCCCTGAGCTGCCCCTCCGGGCAGGGCGCGGGAGTGGCCCCTGCCGTTACGAGCCGCCCCGctccgggcagggctggggccgctGTACCGGCCGGCGGCGGTGTCGGGCGTCATGGGGCGGAGAGCGCCGTGGGGGTCTCCGCCGTGCGGGCTGCTGCTGGTGGCGCtttgcgcggcggcggcggcggcggcggcggcggcggcggggggccccgcGGCGACGCCGCCGCTGCGGTGCAACGTGAGCCTGGACAGCCCCGCCGAGGAGCGGTGGCTGCCGGTGCTGCGGCACTTCGAGCCCGCTTTCCTGCGCGCCGCGGTCGCCCGGGTCATCGAGTGAGTgtgagggggcggcggggcctggcAGCCCTGTCTATCTTCGGGGCTGCGGGTGAAAGGATGGGTGCTGGGGCAAGCGGCTGCATGGCCCTCCGTGGGGGCAGCAGTGGAAAGGGCAGCCCCgggcccctgccccccccccccccacacacacacacccagagctgctgccaggAGCGGGACTGAGCCgggcccctctcctccccctcagGCCTGGCAGTGGGGCTCGAATGAAGAGGGGGAGGTGATGCGCGGGTGCTAGGTTTCTCTTTATTCCTCGGAAGTACGGTTTTATGAGTGTTGACCTAGGGAAAGCCTAGTGCTACTACATCATGTGTACACTTGGGAATCCATCAAAGGACGGCCTGGAGAGATTCGTGGTAGGGGCTGGAAGTTGGTGACTTGGCCCTGCGGGCACGAAACCTGCGCTCAGCGTTGGTTTCAGAGGTTGCGCGGGCTTCCCTGGGGGTGTGCAGAAGTCGGCGGGATTTGGTGAGGGGTGGAACGCAGGGATGTCTGGTTTAGGGTGGGAGAGGGTTCTGATAAACAATTAGTGCCAAATCAGAGTAGTAGCAGATTCAACGAGTATCTAATTTCTGAGCATGAGTTGCAactccttctgtctcctcaggTAATAACTAACTGCTTGAGTGTGTTTTGCAGTGAGACTGTACCGAAATGGGTCCATGAAGTTATTCGGCCGATAGCAGCAGAACTGGAGTTCTTTATGCCCCAGCCCTTTGCAGGGGAAATTCTGGGACTGTGCAAAGCGCTAGGAATAAGTCTGGGAGATGGAGTTCTGCTTAACTTTGCCTATGAGTCCACAGCGTAAGTATCTGATATTGATAGAATCTGATAGAAGTGGCTGCAGGGATTCCTTTTAGTTCATTGAAGGTGTATATTTGAAGACACGTGGTAGATTAACTGCATAGTTAATTCTGTTAGAATTTTATATATTCACCtggaaagttttttttctctccttaggCAGTTTGTGTGCTGAATTCAAGAAGGCACGTTGTAGAgcagtattattattttattaataatggTAACATAACAGCCATTGTGTTTGTGTATACATCtacatatataaaaacataaaagtaTGAAAACTGTTTTTGCTGGTAAGGAAGGACCATCTGTTTAAACATTTTTAGTTTGTTACTCTTTTAAGATAAATCTAATGTATTCCTTTAAGTTGTTGTATTTCACCGGAAAGGAAATAGGAAAAATTAGTTGtgccttaaaaaatatatataatatgttaATTTATTTAGGTTGTTAATTACAGTTAAACCATTTAGCTGGGATAAACAAAGTTGCTTCCAAACCATTGTCTGGACGGACTGTCACAATGGCTgcataatgtgattttttttttttttgatttttcacaatgcaaaatggaggtagttgtctttaTGATAGCAAACAAAACCTTAGTGAAAAAAATACtgagtttcatttccttcttttgCACTAGAAGTATGTGAGGGAGGACAATAAGAAAACACTGTGTTGTCTATGACgatcatgaaaaatatttctccatctttgttttaataaaaagtagGTGCATGCAGACGCTTCTtgacatttttattattacttttcctAATCGCTGACACTCAGTTAAGAGTAATACTGTTTCTTTACAAGGATTAATACCTGATAAGATAGTCATTTAAATGCTAGCTCTTTTAGTTTTTCAAGGAGGATGCTCACTGTTCTGAACCCTGATAAAGCTTATGCAAGTTTAAGATTATCAGTACTCACAAAGCTAAAGGAAAACCAGCAACCAGGAAAAAACTACTTGTCTTCATTTACAGCTCTGAAAGGTAATGCTTGCATCACTGGGTTGACAAACTTATCACTCCAGAGAATAAAAGTTTTGAATTACACACTCATTAAATATACTTAATAGAAAAAAACATCTATTTCAGTGAAACTGAAACTCTTAATATTCAAAAGTAATTACAGCACATTTCCTGTTTTGGAGGTAAGGTCTGGCTATTGTTGAAAAGGCTAACATGAACAATAGCTGGTGTTCTCAATGTAAGAGgattttatttaaacttttaatctaattgtaattaaaaatataaacaggatccaaattaaaatgaaacattctaGCAAAATGGAATTTAACAAGTTTCAGCCTGATACATTGTGAACATTTTTAGATGTCAGCTTTTCATCTTGATTTTGAAAAGGTAGGTTTTGAAATTATGAAAATTTTTCCAAGTGGAAACAGTGCTACCTACCTGGTCTGTAATATCTGACATGATGCAAACAGTAGTAGGGATTTTGACTTTCTGAGCCAGGCGGGACCTGATAAGGTAAATACTGTACAGTTTTGGATGTTAGAGTTCTCTAGGAAAGCGCTCTCATGTGAATAGCATGCATGATTTATATCATGCATAGGACATTGTAGTGTTACCTAGTTATGTAGAGCTTCAGTCAAACCGGTCtgcaccatcttttttttttttttttaattggaagtgAAAGCTCTTAAGAAATTCCATCAAAAAGTACAGGAAGAGACTAGTTTCTCAGGTCAGGAAGTGCAAGTGTTAGTGCTGTAGCGTGAACTCCTATTTGTATGCTTATGTTAGTAAAATGCTTTGCAAAAAATAGGTACTCAGTTACTGCTCCTGAAAGGTTAAGCTAGTTTGACTAGACTGTAATATTGAGAAGTGTCACcttaatttttcttaaataatttttttctgctttttgttttgaaggTTCTGTACCAGTATTGTTGCTCAGGATGATAAAGGAAACATTTACCATGGTCGGAACCTGGATTATGATTTTGTAGATATATTAAGCAAGATTACAATTGATGTGCAATTTATAAAAAGTGGGCAGGTATGATCTATGGTTGACATGGCTGGGTGGTATTCTCTGGAAGAATGGTGTATGGTTGTCCCACTGTGTAGGCAACAGAATTTAGTGTAAAAATACCAACTTACTGAATTGTCAGAATACCGTAGTGCCTCTCTCTCTAGATGCGTGAGGTGAATGTTGGATTGTTTTACTTTCTAGACATCCAGTTAGTGATGAAAAGTAGGAACAGGTAGAACAGCATAAATAATCTAGCGTCTCAAGATCATTGTTTAGAAGGAAACACTGGAGGAAGAAAGCATcaagacatttaaaaacaagaagaaatactAGAGAATATAGAAAAGAGATCAGTTTTGGCGGGGAGAGAGATCTCAAGGCCTTTTTCAAATGTTAATTTTCATGGCCAATGTGTGTGGTTTAGATGCTGAAAATCACCAAAAATGAAACGATTGTTAATGCAGTCCTctttaatgtaatttttcttaatattcatTAGTTGTTTTTGCAATGGAGAATTCAT from Apteryx mantelli isolate bAptMan1 chromosome 5, bAptMan1.hap1, whole genome shotgun sequence includes:
- the NAAA gene encoding N-acylethanolamine-hydrolyzing acid amidase isoform X2 codes for the protein MGRRAPWGSPPCGLLLVALCAAAAAAAAAAAGGPAATPPLRCNVSLDSPAEERWLPVLRHFEPAFLRAAVARVIDETVPKWVHEVIRPIAAELEFFMPQPFAGEILGLCKALGISLGDGVLLNFAYESTAFCTSIVAQDDKGNIYHGRNLDYDFVDILSKITIDVQFIKSGQIAYQGTTFLGYVGLWTGQSPHKFTISGDERDGGRWWENAIAAFLNRNYPVSWLVRDTLSRAEDFQSAVLRLAGVPIIAEVYYIVGGVSPKEGMVITRNRRGPADLWPLDPLGGAWFRVETNYDHWTTPPPLDDRRTPAIKALNATGQQNINFDTLFQ